A region of Argentina anserina chromosome 5, drPotAnse1.1, whole genome shotgun sequence DNA encodes the following proteins:
- the LOC126795686 gene encoding disease resistance protein At4g27190-like yields the protein MALPRSSAEPASPKRCKHDVFLSFRGEDTRKGIVSHLYDELQNRNGIKTFKDDKQLEVGTAISPSLLTAIRESWFAIVVLSPNYASSSWCLDELAHIFSCMEDKDRILPLFYHVDPSDVRHQRGTFQVALTKQRRDALNKVANLCGWDAKNYVSERELVKDIVNFVCSKVLQAPGPVEIESITHTGDFEAFEATRQAMEKVMCALKRYHLTVIGVMGMGGVGKTTMATYASSQAKRDGIFDHVIMACISQNPDLMKIQGIYADMLGLKLQEETAIGRAGRLKERIMRRNKILIILDDMWKNLSLSSIGIPSNNELRKCNSKLLLTTRRLSVCHDMRSQAIIPLNILSKEDSWSLFVKEVGHTFHDTSRFYDIARQVARECAGLPIALITVARAMRHKDMEEWEEAARQLRMSQPANLDDEGDVFKCIKLSYDYLKSDLAKSCFLLCCLFPEDYDIRIEDLLKYGISHGLFRDCNTMQEARAKTHSVVKYLKASNLLLDSEIDGCVRMHDVIRDMAISTTLSEHNGLLVKGGVHNLSEELKRCRVEERWERLVTAVLWRKGQEITYETGSHDTGIDANVESVVRTDWQVQEIVQIADEIRDEDPVASRICTLIIVRFFFAFLSIIYIYNLANSFILHHFVEPLQDNCFTRATRIIALQGNIVVQFKPNTHTSRVEEHGTCDIGTTSRVEKRWERVVHAVVKRERMGTGIFGTVRSSFVTGRDINKILEAADEIEDENLNASRILCEWGYSLSQDLDSNSERKGVLQFKVGLMCVIKLKHLTTTGRIDRNGDFVCIQQVYKLYREMTNIEKLLEDKMKWRECSASGDYHKESEMRRVFATLKVLLTYLEMESKDDVTKEIPQEMKRIMESDAARIEDLDD from the exons ATGGCCCTGCCAAGATCCTCAGCTGAACCAGCATCTCCTAAGCGGTGTAAGCATGATGTGTTTCTGAGTTTCAGGGGTGAAGACACCCGCAAGGGCATTGTTTCCCATTTATACGATGAGTTGCAGAACAGGAATGGAATCAAAACATTCAAGGATGACAAGCAGCTTGAAGTAGGGACAGCTATTTCTCCAAGTCTCCTAACAGCAATCCGAGAATCATGGTTTGCTATCGTTGTTCTCTCGCCAAACTATGCTTCGTCTTCTTGGTGTTTGGATGAACTTGCCCACATTTTCAGTTGCATGGAAGACAAGGACAGAATTCTGCCTCTTTTTTATCATGTTGATCCCTCTGATGTACGCCATCAAAGGGGAACTTTTCAAGTAGCCCTCACTAAACAGCGGAGAGATGCTTTAAACAAAGTGGCCAATCTCTGTGGTTGGGATGCCAAGAATTATGT ATCTGAGAGAGAACTTGTCAAAGACATTGTGAATTTTGTGTGCAGCAAGGTACTTCAAGCTCCAGGACCAGTTGAAATCGAGTCTATAACGCATACCGGAGATTTTGAGGCATTTGAAGCAACCAGACAAGCTATGGAGAAGGTCATGTGTGCACTTAAACGTTATCATCTCACTGTAATTGGCGTCATGGGTATGGGCGGTGTTGGCAAAACTACCATGGCTACATATGCTAGTTCACAGGCCAAAAGAGATGGGATCTTCGATCATGTGATTATGGCTTGTATATCGCAGAACCCTGATTTGATGAAAATTCAAGGCATCTATGCAGATATGTTGGGACTAAAATTGCAAGAGGAGACAGCAATTGGAAGAGCTGGTAGATTGAAGGAGAGAATAATGAGACGAAATAAGATTCTTATAATCTTGGACGACATGTGGAAGAATTTAAGTTTATCAAGCATAGGAATTCCCAGTAACAATGAGCTTAGAAAGTGTAATTCCAAACTCTTGCTCACCACAAGGAGATTATCTGTTTGTCATGACATGAGGAGCCAAGCAATCATCCCTCTCAACATCCTTTCAAAAGAAGATTCTTGGAGCTTGTTTGTGAAGGAAGTGGGACATACTTTTCATGATACCAGTAGATTTTATGATATAGCGAGACAGGTAGCTCGAGAATGTGCTGGTCTCCCAATTGCATTGATAACAGTTGCAAGGGCAATGCGACATAAAGACATGGAAGAATGGGAAGAAGCAGCTCGACAACTAAGGATGTCTCAACCTGCCAACCTTGATGATGAGGGAGATGTTTTCAAATGCATAAAGTTGAGCTATGATTACTTAAAAAGTGATCTTGCCAAGTCATGCTTCTTGCTTTGCTGCCTATTCCCAGAAGACTATGACATCCGCATTGAGGACTTGCTTAAGTATGGGATAAGTCATGGTTTATTTCGAGATTGCAACACAATGCAAGAAGCTAGAGCAAAAACACATTCAGTGGTCAAGTACCTCAAAGCTTCAAACTTGCTTCTGGACAGCGAAATAGACGGATGTGTAAGGATGCATGATGTCATTCGGGATATGGCCATATCAACTACATTATCTGAGCACAATGGGCTTTTGGTGAAAGGTGGCGTACACAACCTTTCTGAAGAATTG AAAAGGTGTCGAGTTGAGGAGCGATGGGAGCGTCTAGTCACTGCAGTATTATGGAGGAAAGGACAAGAAATAACTTATGAAACTGGGAGCCATGATACTGGCATTGATGCAAATGTTGAATCTGTAGTGCGTACTGATTGGCAAGTTCAGGAAATCGTGCAAATTGCTGATGAAATCCGAGATGAAGATCCTGTTGCCAGTAGAATATGTACGTTAATTATTGTTCGTTTCTTCTTTGCCTTTCTCtccattatttatatatataatctagcTAATAGCTTCATTCTTCACCATTTTGTTGAGCCGCTCCAGGATAATTGCTTTACAAGGGCAACCAGAATAATTGCTTTACAGGGTAACATAGTAGTGCAGTTTAAACCT AACACGCATACGTCTCGAGTTGAAGAGCATGGTACTTGCGATATTGGAACAACATCTCGAGTTGAGAAGCGATGGGAGCGTGTTGTGCATGCAGTAGTAAAAAGGGAAAGGATGGGTACAGGCATTTTTGGAACAGTTCGATCTTCATTTGTAACTGGAAGggatataaataaaattttggaAGCTGCAGatgaaattgaagatgaaaatCTGAATGCCTCTAGAATCT TATGTGAGTGGGGCTATTCATTGTCTCAAGATCTGGATTCTAATAGTGAGCGAAAAGGAGTATTACAGTTTAAGGTTGGTCTGATGTGTGTCATTAAG CTAAAGCATTTGACAACAACCGGGAGAATAGATAGAAACGGAGACTTTGTTTGCATACAGCAGGTCTATAAACTTTACAGAGAAATGACTAATATTGAAAAGCTGCTGGAGGACAAAATGAAGTGGAGGGAGTGTAGTGCTTCCGGTGACTACCATAAAGA GTCCGAGATGAGAAGAGTTTTTGCGACTCTTAAAGTTTTGCTGACATATTTGGAGATGGAGTCGAAGGATGATGTAACAAAGGAAATTCCCCAAGAG ATGAAACGGATAATGGAGTCGGATGCAGCAAGGATTGAGGATCTGGATGACTGA